Proteins co-encoded in one Neodiprion lecontei isolate iyNeoLeco1 chromosome 3, iyNeoLeco1.1, whole genome shotgun sequence genomic window:
- the LOC107224919 gene encoding ethanolaminephosphotransferase 1 isoform X1 → MKLEVDYLTQEHLMGFENYKYSSLDTSPLSIYVMHPFWNKVVEYCPKWVAPNLLTFTGFLFTVVNFLMFASYDYYYYASSDNIPEYPNIPRWVYAMAAFNIFMAYTLDGIDGKQARRTQTSGPLGELFDHGLDSWTAMLITVCMYSVFGRTDHSVAPLRMYFILWNVFINFYLSHWEKYNTGVLFLPWGYDASMLATIIVFVLTTFAGHEAWKFELPGGISAGIMFEILLYVSALVSNLPMVVWNIYKSYRDKTGKMRSFPEAVRPLVPATIFFTIATFWVIYSPNNIMEKDPRMIYFAIGTIFSNICCRLIVSQMSNTRCEIFPWILIPVAGAVACSFMVPSIELEIMYLVSIFALVAHIHYGTCVVRQMCHHFRIYTFHIREHSE, encoded by the exons atgaaactGGAAGTTGACTATTTGACGCAGGAGCATCTTATGGGCTTCGAAAATTATAAG TACAGCTCACTGGATACGAGTCCCTTGAGTATTTATGTGATGCACCCTTTCTGGAACAAAGTAGTAGag TATTGTCCAAAATGGGTGGCTCCGAACTTATTGACTTTCACTGGATTCCTATTCACTGTTGTGAATTTTCTGATGTTTGCAAGCTACGACTACTACTATTATGCATCCAGTGACAATATCCCAGAATATCCAAATATACCAAGATGGGTTTATGCTATGGCTGCTTTTAACATATTCATGGCATATACGCTTG aCGGTATTGATGGGAAACAGGCAAGACGCACTCAAACATCTGGACCATTAGGAGAATTGTTTGACCATGGTCTCGATAGCTGGACGGCTATGCTGATtactgtttgcatgtattcgGTATTTGGTAGAACGGATCATAGTGTAGCACCTCTTAGAATGTATTTCATTCTTTGGAACGTGTTTATCAATTTCTACCTAAGCCACTGGGAGAAGTACAACACTGGTGTTCTCTTCTTACCCTGGGGATATGATGCCTCTATGCTG GCTACTATCATCGTGTTTGTTCTGACAACATTTGCTGGTCATGAAGCTTGGAAATTTGAACTTCCAGGTGGAATTTCAGCTGGCATTATGTTTGAAATATTACTGTACGTCAGCGCACTGGTGTCTAATTTACCAATGGTGGTCTGGAACATATACAA ATCTTATAGAGACAAAACAGGGAAAATGAGATCGTTCCCTGAAGCTGTAAGACCTCTAGTACCTGcaactatattttttactattgcAACATTTTGGGTAATATACTCACCAAACAATATTATGGAAAAAGATCCAAGAATGATTTACTTTGCCATCGGAACGATATTTTCCAACATATGC TGTCGATTAATTGTTTCTCAGATGAGCAACACCAGGTGTGAGATATTTCCTTGGATTCTTATTCCTGTAGCAGGTGCTGTAGCTTGTTCTTTCATGGTGCCATCGATTGAACTTGAAATCATGTATCTAGTATCCATTTTTGCACTTGTTGCCCACATTCACTACGGAACCTGTGTG GTGAGACAAATGTGCCATCACTTCCGTATATATACGTTTCATATAAGAGAACACTCCGAATGA
- the LOC107224919 gene encoding ethanolaminephosphotransferase 1 isoform X2 produces MKLEVDYLTQEHLMGFENYKYCPKWVAPNLLTFTGFLFTVVNFLMFASYDYYYYASSDNIPEYPNIPRWVYAMAAFNIFMAYTLDGIDGKQARRTQTSGPLGELFDHGLDSWTAMLITVCMYSVFGRTDHSVAPLRMYFILWNVFINFYLSHWEKYNTGVLFLPWGYDASMLATIIVFVLTTFAGHEAWKFELPGGISAGIMFEILLYVSALVSNLPMVVWNIYKSYRDKTGKMRSFPEAVRPLVPATIFFTIATFWVIYSPNNIMEKDPRMIYFAIGTIFSNICCRLIVSQMSNTRCEIFPWILIPVAGAVACSFMVPSIELEIMYLVSIFALVAHIHYGTCVVRQMCHHFRIYTFHIREHSE; encoded by the exons atgaaactGGAAGTTGACTATTTGACGCAGGAGCATCTTATGGGCTTCGAAAATTATAAG TATTGTCCAAAATGGGTGGCTCCGAACTTATTGACTTTCACTGGATTCCTATTCACTGTTGTGAATTTTCTGATGTTTGCAAGCTACGACTACTACTATTATGCATCCAGTGACAATATCCCAGAATATCCAAATATACCAAGATGGGTTTATGCTATGGCTGCTTTTAACATATTCATGGCATATACGCTTG aCGGTATTGATGGGAAACAGGCAAGACGCACTCAAACATCTGGACCATTAGGAGAATTGTTTGACCATGGTCTCGATAGCTGGACGGCTATGCTGATtactgtttgcatgtattcgGTATTTGGTAGAACGGATCATAGTGTAGCACCTCTTAGAATGTATTTCATTCTTTGGAACGTGTTTATCAATTTCTACCTAAGCCACTGGGAGAAGTACAACACTGGTGTTCTCTTCTTACCCTGGGGATATGATGCCTCTATGCTG GCTACTATCATCGTGTTTGTTCTGACAACATTTGCTGGTCATGAAGCTTGGAAATTTGAACTTCCAGGTGGAATTTCAGCTGGCATTATGTTTGAAATATTACTGTACGTCAGCGCACTGGTGTCTAATTTACCAATGGTGGTCTGGAACATATACAA ATCTTATAGAGACAAAACAGGGAAAATGAGATCGTTCCCTGAAGCTGTAAGACCTCTAGTACCTGcaactatattttttactattgcAACATTTTGGGTAATATACTCACCAAACAATATTATGGAAAAAGATCCAAGAATGATTTACTTTGCCATCGGAACGATATTTTCCAACATATGC TGTCGATTAATTGTTTCTCAGATGAGCAACACCAGGTGTGAGATATTTCCTTGGATTCTTATTCCTGTAGCAGGTGCTGTAGCTTGTTCTTTCATGGTGCCATCGATTGAACTTGAAATCATGTATCTAGTATCCATTTTTGCACTTGTTGCCCACATTCACTACGGAACCTGTGTG GTGAGACAAATGTGCCATCACTTCCGTATATATACGTTTCATATAAGAGAACACTCCGAATGA
- the LOC107224889 gene encoding coiled-coil-helix-coiled-coil-helix domain-containing protein 7: MRSPLEMSTADEQIERQKKRNDTTRKRSTKLDSEENNPCLKEHHLSLKCLNENNADHDACTLYFMNYKNCKDFWYQVTRERRKNGIKPYLPPPADRLKIKGEYLKANSPK, from the exons ATGAGAAGTCCCTTAGAAATGAGTACAGCCGACGAACAAATAGAACGACAGAAGAAGCGAAATGATACAACTAGGAAACGTTCGACTAAATTAGATTCTGAGGAAAACAATCCGTGTTTGAAG GAACACCATTTATCACTCAAATGCCTCAATGAAAACAATGCTGATCATGATGCTTGCACTTTATACTTTATGAATTATAAAAACTGCAAAGATTTTTGG TATCAAGTAACAAGGGAACGTAGAAAGAATGGAATCAAACCATACCTTCCACCACCTGCAGACAGACTCAAAATAAAAGGAGAATATTTAAAAGCCAATTCTCCTAAATAA